ccggaggtaaagatttatatatgggaagtcctattttgcccaccggaaaatgttcgggatttttcggtattgtaccgggaaggttctagaaggttccgaagtggggcccacctgcatggggggacccacatgaacgtgggtagtgggggcaaggccccacacccctggtcaaggcgcaccaagatcccaccttagaaggaataagatcatatcccgaagggataagatcaagatccctaaaaaagggggataacaatcggtggggaagggaaatgatgggatttctttcccccacctttgccaacgccccaatggacttggagggcaagaaaccagccccctccacccctatatatagtggggaggcgcatggcagcagcaccccaagccctggcgcctccctccctcccgtgacacctcttcctccccgcttgcgcttggcgaagccctgccgggatcccgctacttccaccaccacgccgtcgtgctgctggatctccatcaacttctcctcccccttgctggatcaagaaggaggagacgtccccgctccgtatgtgtgttgaacgcggaggtgccgtccgttcggcgctaggatcatcggtgatttggatcacgacgagtacgactccatcaaccccgttctcttgaacgcttccgcgcgatctacaagggtatgtagatgcactcccctctctctcgttgctagatgactccatagattgatcttggtgatacgtagaaaattttaaatatctgctacgttccccaacagctcccacatattctacgaagatttttatcggtcaaaccgcataacaacatacgttgttccctttgtcatcggtatgttagttgcccgagattcgatcgtcggtatcccaatacctagttcaatcttgttaccggctagtctctttactcgttccgtaatacatcatcccgcaactaactcattagttacaatgcttgcaaggcttatagtgatgtgcattaccgagtgggcccagagatacctctccgataataggagtgacaaatcctaatctcgaaatacgccaacccaacaagtaccttcggagacacctgtaaagcacctttataatcacacagttacgttgtgacgtttggtagcacacaaagtgttcctccggtaaacgggagttgcataatctcatagtcataggaacatgtataagtcatgaagaaagcaatagcaacatactaaacgatcaagtgctaagctaacagaatgggtcaagtcaatcacatcattctcctaatgatgtgatcccgttaatcaaatgacaactcatgtctatggctaggaaacatagccatctttgatcaacgagctagtcaagtagaggcatactagtgacactatgtttgtctatgtattcacacatgtattatgtttcctgttaatacaactctagcatgaataataaacatttatcatgatatgaggaaataaacaataactttattattgcctctagggcatatttccttcacttggcATTCCTTGAAGAGCATCGCAAGATTGAGAACTGACAAGTTCATGCTCAGCTCCAAGAAGATCTTATTGAGCATCACTGGCAATATCATAGCGAATCCTAGTTGTTCTATCACATGCTATTTGCTACATTTGGACCATTCGGTGTGCTTAAATCTGAATAATTCAGTTTGTAAACTTTAAATTCAGTTTGTAAACTATATTCGTGATTTGCTTGAACATTTAAATTTATGTTTAGTTTCTATATGTGTGCTAATATGTAGTTGCAATGTATATTAGAATTGCAAAGTTTAGAAAAAACAACATTTACTCCGTTAAATATAGGGACCGGCTAGGTCCGGCCAAATCTTTGTGGAGTAAATATACTCCACAAGGGTTTACTCCACCGTATCCTCCTCTATTTATTGGGGTTCAGTTAGAAATGCCCTAAGGAGTGAGACAAGGATGCGACGAAGCTGCTGATCTCGCATATTCGGACAACAACAATTTCTATCTCTAACCAGGATCAACCCTCCGGTGCCCTAGGTTGTTGTTGGGGTTCTCTTAGTTTCGTATCGTTTGTGCGTAGGTAGTTGGCCTGCGTGCCGTCAATTTGTGTGATGCTGCATGTGCAGCCTTTAACTGTCGTGGACTCTTTCTATTAAGTTTTTGGGTTGGTTGTACCGGTCACTCTCATCTGTGGGCTTTATCTATAAAGCCGGTCTCTCATCATTTCTCTAAAAAAAGTAGCACATCAGCGCCCTTGATCCCTCCATTGCAGCCACAAACAGCAGCGGCCCTCGACCCCCTTTTCTTCCGGCATCGGCGTCTGCTGAGGCTGGCGGTGACTGCAACATCAGTGTTCTCAGCGACCTGCGTCACTTCGCTGGTGCTGCCACCGATGCACTACCGGCGACCAGTTCGCAGCAGGCTAGCCCCCTTGCAGCATGGGAGGTTTCTTATGGCAAGCTACATGGCAGCACTCCATGGCAGCACCGACGGGCCCGACGATGCTCCCATTGCAGCTCCATGGCAGCATGCCGCGGCACGGCAAAAGCTTCATCAAAACaccgaccccccccccctcccccattCCAACAATGGAAATTGTCCCAAGCTCAATCCGACTAGTAGCAAGAATCGTGCGCACTTGGCCTTCCAAGTTCGCTTCAAAGCTAACTCAAAAAGGAATGGAAACATTTCGCTTCAAATCCGGTTACCACCGTTGGGTTGAAAAGTTGGGGAGGGCCACCAGAGGAAACGCGCCAAGTCCCCGACCCCAACCCCCAACACAGCTCGCGCGTCCTTAAAACTGGAACCGCCGCCGACGCCTCTCCCTGCCTCCGGCGcgtccccctcccctcctcctcttctccctcaAACTCTAGCCCCCATGGCGTCGCCGCCGCTGCCCGGCTCTTCCTCCTTCTACTCAAGCGAGGACGAACCCGCCTTCTTCCTGAACCCTTGGTTCGAATGGGAGGGAGCCGGCCGCCGCGTCTCTCCctaccacccgccgccgccgcaaacccTAGCCCATGGCGTCGCGGCCGCCTCCCTCCTAACCCCTGGCGCGTCACCCACCTCGCCTCCACCCAtcgcgtcgccgccgcctcctaCTGAGCCCGCGCCTGGCTTTGCCTTCTGCCCGACCGACAGCGAGCTCGTCTCCTTCTACCTCCGCCCAAGAATCTCCGGCCAGCCCCTGCCAGACGCCACCAGCCAGTTCTTCCACGAGGCAGACGTATACGCCACAGATCCGGCCTCCCTCGTCTCCGGCCGCCTGCCAGGCCCGGCGAGGGCTCAAGGCGAGAGCAAGAACTGGTACTTCTTCAGCCTCGTGAAGCCCAAGAGCGCCCAGAATAGCCGCAAGTCTCGGATCGTCGGAGGAGGCAAGGGCACATGGAAACAAGAGCGAGGGAATGACGTCGTCGACGGTGAGGGCCACGCCGTCGGCCGCTTCGAGAAGTTCACCTACACACCCAATCCCAAGGAAGACAAGAAGCCGCCGGAGTGGCTCATGATGGAATTCAGCGTCGGCCAAGAAGACGGCGGCCAGCCGGGGCCGGTTCTTTGCCTCTGCAAGATCTACCAGAGCCCGCGGTTCCTCAAGTCCGCCTCCAAGAACTCGGCGTCCGCGCGCAAGAGGAAGACGCCTGACGACGGCCCTCGGCTTTCTCCGCCATCTCTGCACGCGTCTGCGCCCAAGAAGAGCAAGGCCCCCATGGACGAATCACCCGCAGCCAGGCGGCAGCTCCTGTTTCCGTCGTTGCCCCCTCCATCAAATCTGCCGTCGCCCGTCCTGTTTGCCTCGCCCCCTCCTTCCGCACCAAATCCCGTGGTGGAACTGGAAGACGACTTCTTGGCGAATATTCTTGCGGACCCAGAGATGAACTAGTCCTGGGAAGAGCTATCTGCGCCCTTGCCCTGCTCAATGACGGCAGTGGCACCGGCCCTGCTGGGATCCTGCCATGGAAGTCAGTGCGCCTAACAGAGTTCTTGCATAAAACGGCCATCTCTGAAGATGTTCACCTCCGGCGCCTCTACTGCTTCAGTTATTCAAGATCTCATCATACCACTAAACTAGTCATTACCTTTACTGTTATGCTTACTTTGTTTGCTAAAAGCAAACCATAAGCATTTTACTCTATATCGTATACTCTACGGCATTATATCATGGCTCAGTTTTGGGAGCAATATATCATGCCAAATTTTGTAGCTTCTCACCCGATGGCAGTTAAGAATTACTTTTGACTCTTGGTTGTGTCTTCTGTGATGGAATTACTGTTTGGTATCTTAACTAGGACGTGATGTGTACCCAATCCTCCACTGTTAAGTTTGATGCTATCTTGTGTTGTGCAATGTGGATCTTAATTTCTGCAGTAGATAAATGTCAGCTGAACCTTGTTTCTCCTTTTCTGAATTTAGCACTGCTACTGAATCGTTGAATACATGCCGTGTCCTGTTGTTCTCCGTAAGCTTTGTTAATTCTGCAATATCTCTGTTCTAGGCTAGAAACAGGTTTAGATTTGCTTACCGGGGTCTGTGGAACTACTGTATGCTGCAGCCGGACTTATGAATGTTCAtctgtttttttttctgaatGCAGCCGGACTTATGAATGTTCATCTGTTTTTTCTGAATGCAGCCGGACTTTTGTAACTTCTTTGTTGTTGGATTTCTGGGCATTACTGCAGAATGGTCAAATTTTGTAGCTCGATTGCTGTAGTGAACTGAAGATGTGCTTGGTATCTTACATGTGCTCAGAACTTAACTATGTGTTTTGTTTACCAAATAAAAATCCTGACACAATTTGTGGCTGCTGTTTTCTAGATGGGTCTTGTACATTCAGTAGTTTTTTGCCTGACACTTTAACATACATCATATGTTGTTTGGAGGATACAGGCGTTGTTCATTGTTGGATTTCTGGCCGTTACTCCACAACGATCTTACAGAATATGTAGTACTATCGCACATTAAACTTTCTGACACAATACGCAGTTCCCTTTTCTAAGTTGTTTTTCTAGACTCAGACGATTACacagttttgcttgacaggtgtttTTCTTTTGCTGCTGGAACTTTGGAACATAGACCAGACTTGGGTGAGAGTCACACTCTAATCACAGGTGATCCCTGGAACGACGGATACTTTCAATAAAATTCTTCTTCACCTCAGCCCGAACTGCTGACACGATTGTGGGACATGTTCGATTTCTTCTCTGAAGAAGAAATGGTGCTTCAGTAGAGCTCCTGCCGACATGGATACACATGGGCCCAGAGGATTGGGTTGGGGGCCCTGTGATGAAAACCTCAGGAATCATAGAGGGATTAGTGATGCAAGCAAGTTGTAGTTGGTTCAGAAGATTGGGCTGTAAATTCTTAGACTTAGGATTGCAGTTATGTATGATACTACAATTTTGATCCTGATGTAGCTGTAAAAGACAAGTGGGATTGAACTATCAGATCAAATGGAAAAGAACCTGAGCATGCGTATGTTACCGCAGGATTAGCCATTTTTGGGCTGTAAATTCTTACTCCAGTAAGTGTTATGTTACAAATTGTTTTGGGAGCAATATATCATGCCAAATTTTGCATCTTCTGATCCGATGGCAGTTATGAATTACTTTTGACTCTTAGATGTATCTTCTGTGATGGAATTACTGTTTCCTATCTTAATTAGGACACGTTATGTACCCGATGCTGCACTGTTAAGTCTGATGATATCTTGTGTGCAATGTGGTTCTTAATATCTGCAGTAGATAATGTCAGCTCAACCTTTTCCCTCTTTTCTAAATTTAGCACTGCAACTGAATCGTTGAATATATGATGTGCCCTGTTGTTCTCCATAAGCTTTGTTAATTCTGCAATATATTTGTTCTAGGCTAGAAATAGGTTTAGATTTGCTTACCGGGGGTCTGTGGAACTACTGTACGCTGCAGCCCGACTTATGAATGTTCATCTGTTTTTTGTAATGCGCCCTGGCGTCTATGATTCACCCCTTGTACTCGCTTTTGTAACTTTTTCGTTGTTGGATTTCTGGGCATTACTGCAGAATGGTCACAATCTGTAGCATGATTGCCGTCGTGAACAAGCCATTTCATCTTCTCCTTGAATTTTCTCCTGCGTAGCGTATGTAGAGATTACAGTGCGTACCCTTGATGATGTAGTCGTTCATGGTGGTCTAGATTGCCCAAGAGACAAGCATCACAATTTCCATGAAGAAAGGGCAGGGCAATTCTGCGCCTGAGATGAGGAAGAATGTTCCGAATGTTGGATGGATGATAAGTCCAGCCAGGACAAATGCAGTTCAAGCAAGCAAATGCAAATGGAGACGGGAAGGGGAGATGGTCTCTTGTTTCTAGAGAAAGGGAGTCACACCTGACACAACTGTAACCTGCTCTGAAACAACGCTCTGGTGCTCTGGTGTATAGCCTCCTACGCAGGAGGAGCCAAGAACACCTTGTGCTTATTCTGACAGCAAGTATTTCAAAGCCATTTAAAAGTCTATGGAATTGGGTTATGTCCTATCTGTTTCTAGTACTCTACTTTTCATGCACCAGAAGACCCCATATTTCTAGCTCTCTGAATATTACATGTAGTAGATATGCATTTCAAGTAAGGAGGGTGTACAACTGAACTATGTTACCCTAGTTCTGACAAAACAATATGTTCAAAATGAAGCTAGCTTGGAAATTGGAATTCTAGGTGAAGTTGGAGTAGGGACGGCCATATATTGCTCGTCCCGTATTTCATCAACCATTTAGATTCTCTTGAAATCAAAACACAGAGCTCGAATGATACAGGCAGAGGCAGTGTACTGTGTACAGCGGCGTCCCGGGTCCATTTGTTATTATTAAAGAAAAAATTGAGGGGACGGCGTCCTGGGGTCCAATGCCTCATACGGATGGGTGCCGAGGCCCTCTGCCAGCCTAGTTAGTGCAGCCCAGAAAGAGGGAAATGGAAATTCCGGCCCAGCTTGTGAACTGGGCACCTCCCGTGCGCGCTTCTCCAACGGTCTCCCGGGCGAGACACAACGGCCGGCGAGATCCGCTCCGCCTACCACCCTCGCCGCCGCGGCCGGAGAGAGTCAGGAATGTTCGTTTTGCAGGCGAGCGGCGCGGCAGCTTCGTAGGTGGTGGAGCGGACGGGCACGGACCCGCGCCTCTACGACGACGCAGCCGCCATCCCGGCGCTCCTCGACTCACCTCTTCGACGCCGACGCGCCTCCTCGTCGTCATAG
The Aegilops tauschii subsp. strangulata cultivar AL8/78 chromosome 3, Aet v6.0, whole genome shotgun sequence genome window above contains:
- the LOC109744225 gene encoding uncharacterized protein — translated: MASPPLPGSSSFYSSEDEPAFFLNPWFEWEGAGRRVSPYHPPPPQTLAHGVAAASLLTPGASPTSPPPIASPPPPTEPAPGFAFCPTDSELVSFYLRPRISGQPLPDATSQFFHEADVYATDPASLVSGRLPGPARAQGESKNWYFFSLVKPKSAQNSRKSRIVGGGKGTWKQERGNDVVDGEGHAVGRFEKFTYTPNPKEDKKPPEWLMMEFSVGQEDGGQPGPVLCLCKIYQSPRFLKSASKNSASARKRKTPDDGPRLSPPSLHASAPKKSKAPMDESPAARRQLLFPSLPPPSNLPSPVLFASPPPSAPNPVVELEDDFLANILADPEMN